AAAGTAATATTTGCTGGCTGACCATCCTCAGTGCTGAATTCACTCTCATTAGTAAGCCACATCCCACCCATGGAAGAACTGTATACTACAGCAGAAAGCCGGTATTCTCCATCAGGAATATTTGAGAAGATATACTCCCCGTTTTCATCACTTGTGGTGTTGTTGAAAAGCTTGAACAGATATTCGGATGTAGAGCTCTCGTTTTCTTCAGAATCCTGAGATTCCGTATTGTTCTGGTCAATACCGTTAGAATCAGAAGAATTGGAGTCCAAAGAATTGGAGGCCGAAGAATTGAGATCCGAAGGATCAGAAGAATCAGAAAGGTACGGAAGATCTACAAATCCATTACCGTATCTGTTCTTTAGTAAAACAACAGTGCTCATTTTCGGGTATTCAAGCTTCATAACATAAGAAATCCCGGAAATAGAGAAACCTGTCCCCGAAGGCTCGGAAAGAGAAGAATCGTTCAGTAATTCCTGAACCCGGTAAGGATCAATATTATTGCTGCTGTTAATCTGAATATTCTGGTCAACCAGATCAGCACTGTTTACTGTAATATTCAGTGAGGCAGTATACCATTTACTTTTCTCATCAGAATAATTCGTTGCAACAAGAGTATAGTTACCATTAGGGATATTTTTAAAGATATAATAGCCGTTCTCGTCACATATCGTATTTGCAACCAGCTCATAATGCACATCTTCACTTTCAGATGCCTGAGCAGTTGTAACCAGTACAAAAAGCATCAAGAAAATTAATCCGTAAATTTTGATTTTTTTGTTTAAAGGGGTTGTTCCTTTACTCAACTTTTTTTTCATAACCTCTTCTCCAAATAATTTAAATTTCAACGTAGTTAGAACTTTCGAGTCCAATCCTGAAACAAAACGCTCTCCAGACAAACAATCATATAATTTTCAGACCAATCGTTCCTGCAGCAGATATGAAAGACAAATTCAAAAGAAAAATCTCATATTGCACAAATAAATAAAGTAAACTTTACTTACCAGTGCAGAGTAAAATATCATTTAAATGGGAGTTTTTGAAGGATATTCAAGAACGATAGACTCAAAAATCATTGACTGTCCACCTCAGAGTAGAAAACTAATTGAACAATTTGAGCTCAAGTTTAGTTTACTTATATAAAAACCTCAGATTTTAGGTAATGATCATTAGCTAACAGGATAACAAAAAGTAAAAAAGTACAAATTAAGGAAAAAATAATTAAAAAGGGAGAGAACAAAAGAAAGGAAATGAGAAGAAAAGAGCGTAAAATAAAAGCTCTCTTCTTCAAGACAGAGATTACATTTTCTTTCTACGGAATCCGAGGTAAATTCCTCCCACTGCTGCAACCACGAAGAGAATTCCGACTATGTCAGAACCGGAGAAAGAAAGACCTCCATTTTCTACTTCTTCGACGGATTCCTTCTGCATCTCGTAGCCTTCCACATAATCGGATTCAAATGACTTCTGGATGTCAGGAGCAGGCTCTGAAGAATCCAAACCATACCCCAGATCTGAATCCTGAGAAGTCCGGTTGCTGGCTGAGTCTCCGGAAGGTGCTTTAGAGGTCTGGTTGCTGGCTGTACTGTCTTTTGATACCACAGTAGCTTTTCCAGTATCGTGATCACTGTGACTGTTGCTGCTACTTCCCGGAGTCTCTTCCGTAGTTTCCTGATTTTCGACCTGAGTTGCTGCTTTTATCCGCTCGGAATAACCAGGAACAGATACCATTCCGCTTACGAATTCATGGAGAAGTGGGTTTCCGCAGGTATGGTGGCAGCAAGCGGCTCCATTTTCAGCTACGGACTCTTCATATGCGGTTGCAAGGCTCTCGAGAACATCTTCCGAGGGTGTCCAGTAATCATGCCTGACAGCTTCAAGCATCCTTGCGGAGATTGACTGGTAAGCATCAGGATTATTCTGCTGGAACCACTCTTTCATAGAAGCATCATTAATATAGGTCTCGTACACCTGCTGCCAGACAGTATCGTCCACAAGGTCCGGGTCGCTGACTTCCCATCCAAAAAGATTGTCCACAAACTCTGACATCATGCTGCCGCCCGAATATCCGGAATTCTGCATCCCTTCGATCCATTTTTCATTGAAATATCTGGCCCGCAGGTCCTTACTGAGATACTCCTGCATTCCAACCATCTGAGCTCCGTCCAGATCACTTGTATCCGAAATATACATTTCCGGAGTGCTGCCGCTAAGATACCTCGTTGCAAGATTCATGCCTCCGAAGTACTGGAAAAGGTCATCGTTATCAAGGGAGTCGTAAAGGTTTGAAGAGGACGAATGTACCGACGCGTCAACAGTTTTCAGGTTGCCTTCGAGAAGTTCCCTGGACTGTATGCCCCAGAAATCCTCTCCGTAAGCGTATCCCATTTTGCTCAGGTATACATTTGCAATAGCTTCTTCGTCTTCCCATGTCCCGCTTGCACTGACTGCATCTGAGACCCCGATATCATACGTGCCGTCCATTACCGCAAAGCAGCGCATTGTGGAGAGTTTTGCTGCAGTCTCACTGTCATATCCTGCTTCAACAAGGGTATCGTACAGTGTAAGAGAGCTCTGGTTAACGTAGTTGGGGTAATTTACGGAAGGAAGAGAACTTGCAAGTTTTACAGCGCTGTCCACCATTTTGATCTTATCAGGGAAAGCATCCCTCATTCCTGCGGTAGTATAGACAATATCGATACGCGGCCTCCCTGGTTTTGACGTATCATAATTCGGCAGCAGTTCTTCTTCAGGGATAGCTTCAACTCCGGTCACATAACCGTACTGATCCCAGACAGGCTGTACCCCGAGCATGTAAAGCACTTCAGCTTCCAGAGTTCCGTGATCGGCAATAAACTCCACCCCGAACCTTGAGAATGAAACCTTTTCAGGATATTCACCGTACTTATCATGATAGTCCTCAAGCAACTGGATTGCAAGGGATTTCCCGATCTCCCATGTTGCCTTTGAAGGATAGAGTTTCGAATTTACACTGTAATAGTTGCGTCCTGTCGGCACAGCATCCGGATTCATAATCGGGTCCAGCCCCGAAGCCGGCGGGATGAAGCCTCCGTTCAGAGCCGAAAGAATTCTGTCAATCTCCGCATCGCAGTCAAGAAGCCGGTCTCTGTACTCCAGTCCAAGTTCGAGGTCAAGTGTAACAGAACTGTTGGTTTCCCCGTAGACTGCAAGCTGTGCAGTGGAAACATTTGTATTATTGGTTACAACCTCCCAGACAAGTTGGGTAACTTTCGTATCATTTAGCGGAATTCCGAGAGGGTAAGCAGATTCAGGATAGAAAGCAGCAGTAACATTATCCTCAAAGGTTCCCCCAAGCATAGCCCTTACCATTGCAGAAAGCTCATCTTTCTCAGGGTCTGTCATGTTCATTCCGGGAACACGGCTGAGAATGTGCATCCCGTATGGGATATTTTCATTCCCTACGTCTTCCAGATACTCATGAAGAACATCTTTTACGAAACTCTCAAATTCTTCTTCACTGTAATTCCGGAGAGCAGTTACATTCTCTATTCCCAGATCGACACTGAGATTGAGTGCTATTATCTCGTCGATTATGGCTTGCTGGTATCCTGCCCTGGTCTGGGTAGTGATACTGGGGTCGTAGTACTGCTGGACATAAATTGAGAGGTTCAGCAAGCCTCCGTAAAGCCCGCTTCGTTCAAGAGTAGGAGTCAGGTGGTCGATAATAAGGGCATTACCCCTGTACTCCGCAGTTATTCCTTCTCCCACGTTAGCAACTATGTAAGGATAGATGTTTGGCAGGTCCTGCAGCAGCAGGGGAGACCAGTCAGAAGTCCTGTTCATACCGTAAGTAGAGCCCGGAAGCCATTCATGTGTGCCGTGTGTCCCCAGGTGGATGACTGCATCGGGCTGCCAGTCATGGTTAAGCCAGAGGTAGAAAGCTATGTACTGGTGTGTTGGGGGTACAACATTGCTGTGGTAAAGGGTGTCATTGTTCTGCCCTGTTCCTCTGGCAGGCTGGGGCATGAGCCAGACATCTCCGAAACGCACTGCAGGGATTACAATGTACTTTCCGGTTTCATTCTCATAGATCATAACAGTCTTATCCTGAGGCAGATCTTCAGACCAGGGTTCTCCCCATTCAGCCGTTACATTGGCTCTCAGGTCTTCCGGAATTTCAGACTCAAACCACTCTCTGTAAGTCTCCATTGGTATGAGGTGAAGTCCCCATTCAGTTCTGTTTTCTACCATTTCATGCAGAACACCCGGAGCCCAGGAACCTACATTGATACCCTGAGCCTGGAGCATCTCCAGAAGAGCACTGTCATTTTCCGGAATTCCGGAGACTTCATATCCACTTTCGTTCATCGCATTGAGAAGGTCAAGCATGCTCTGAGTTACGTTGAGGTAATTTGCCACTATGTTGTCTTTTCCCGAAGGGTAGTTGTAATAAATGACAGCTACTTTCTTGTCCTGGTTATCCTTTAATTTCAGCTCTGCCCAGTTAATTGACCTGTTTGACATCCAGTCAATCTGAACTGGAAGAGGTTCATAGTTGCTTTCA
The genomic region above belongs to Methanosarcina horonobensis HB-1 = JCM 15518 and contains:
- a CDS encoding cobaltochelatase subunit CobN is translated as MHTARSRLLVLCAVVFLLLAQNVSADENQVNLTFICYDGSALAAAEESNPYNASINVTYISGYADFTNVTFENQDVIFSYMLWSQFEDIGDDLESAHENGTVLIDITSAMDPTYINTSVYDQIFTGTKPYNSTEEKFFYNMGTRGVLKKNTENFLIYLAKTYGDKPELTDSWVYEEPIEFPEGGLYHPDARSPTNESQPDWFENTTDYLEWYSNATEPRHIYDKSKPTIGIWFHASDYTGDNLEVIDALIRDLEGKGCNVIAGFDTFNDIHKFYFDENGEPLVQCVISLKSFRLNYGDPDKGIQELTDLDVPVLTGLVVNNPANSTDIADGNRGIPSSEVVYKTLLPSIDGIFEYIVIGVDNYDSETGESNYEPLPVQIDWMSNRSINWAELKLKDNQDKKVAVIYYNYPSGKDNIVANYLNVTQSMLDLLNAMNESGYEVSGIPENDSALLEMLQAQGINVGSWAPGVLHEMVENRTEWGLHLIPMETYREWFESEIPEDLRANVTAEWGEPWSEDLPQDKTVMIYENETGKYIVIPAVRFGDVWLMPQPARGTGQNNDTLYHSNVVPPTHQYIAFYLWLNHDWQPDAVIHLGTHGTHEWLPGSTYGMNRTSDWSPLLLQDLPNIYPYIVANVGEGITAEYRGNALIIDHLTPTLERSGLYGGLLNLSIYVQQYYDPSITTQTRAGYQQAIIDEIIALNLSVDLGIENVTALRNYSEEEFESFVKDVLHEYLEDVGNENIPYGMHILSRVPGMNMTDPEKDELSAMVRAMLGGTFEDNVTAAFYPESAYPLGIPLNDTKVTQLVWEVVTNNTNVSTAQLAVYGETNSSVTLDLELGLEYRDRLLDCDAEIDRILSALNGGFIPPASGLDPIMNPDAVPTGRNYYSVNSKLYPSKATWEIGKSLAIQLLEDYHDKYGEYPEKVSFSRFGVEFIADHGTLEAEVLYMLGVQPVWDQYGYVTGVEAIPEEELLPNYDTSKPGRPRIDIVYTTAGMRDAFPDKIKMVDSAVKLASSLPSVNYPNYVNQSSLTLYDTLVEAGYDSETAAKLSTMRCFAVMDGTYDIGVSDAVSASGTWEDEEAIANVYLSKMGYAYGEDFWGIQSRELLEGNLKTVDASVHSSSSNLYDSLDNDDLFQYFGGMNLATRYLSGSTPEMYISDTSDLDGAQMVGMQEYLSKDLRARYFNEKWIEGMQNSGYSGGSMMSEFVDNLFGWEVSDPDLVDDTVWQQVYETYINDASMKEWFQQNNPDAYQSISARMLEAVRHDYWTPSEDVLESLATAYEESVAENGAACCHHTCGNPLLHEFVSGMVSVPGYSERIKAATQVENQETTEETPGSSSNSHSDHDTGKATVVSKDSTASNQTSKAPSGDSASNRTSQDSDLGYGLDSSEPAPDIQKSFESDYVEGYEMQKESVEEVENGGLSFSGSDIVGILFVVAAVGGIYLGFRRKKM